The Fusibacter sp. A1 genomic interval TGTGTACAAAATATAAGTTGTCAAAATGGTCGATATCGAATACGAATCCTTCATGAACAGCAACCATTCTACCACCGCAATATTTACTCTCGTACTCATAACTAAGTTTTCCATCAAATGAAGGCATAGTTTTGATATTCCATATTTGAAAAGCAACACCCGAAATTAGGATGATGAGTAGTATGATCAACACGCTTTTTTTTTTGAACATTGAAATCACTCCGTCTCTGATAACTTAAGAAAGTAACTGCTTTTGAGTTCTATAATTAGTATATCAAATAATCAATATCTAAGTTATTTAAAACTCTGCTAATTTTAGAGAATCCAGAAAGATTATTTTCAAAATCATACGTATCGAGAACACCTACTATACGTACTCCATTACCAGAATAATAGTAAACAGGACCACCACTATCTCCATGATCTGCAGAAAATGTCGCTTGTACATGATCGGTATATACCCATCCATCATCTGTAGTATGTGTCCAAGAAATTGATTGAATCATTCCTGAGCTTTCATTAGTGCGGTATCCATATTTCCAAACTTGCATACCAGGTAATGGATAGGTATTGTATCCAACTATTGTTTCCCCGTTCATCAGTTGATTTGATATAGCGTATCTCCCGTTACTAGCAATAAACGCAGCATCAGATGTCATCGAAGAAGTACTCGAAAAAGTACTTGCGGCAACTGTACCCATAGTTTGAGTACCCCAATAAGTATATAAATCATGTCTATTTCCATGGCCTGAATCAATCCAACCATTAACTCCATTTCGTTCTGCTCCAATGGTAAGAGAACTATAGGCGCTGCCATTCTTAATTTTCGCACCGCCATCCACGGTACTAATCGCTGAGTCACTTACAGCTTTTTCAAACAACACGATTTCAGATTTATTATATAATTTAGAAAAAAAAGTATAATCAGAGTCCTTAAGATTGTGGACACCTACACTTATAACATTGTTAATTAAGTCTATGCTAACTGAGTTGATCTCTACTTCATCAATATTACCAGCTAACATCATTTTTTCAATGCCATTGAAAACCTTATAAAGACTCTTGATGTCATTTTTTACAACCTTGATTTTGACATCAGCGTCTTTATATATATCCTTTAAAGCCTTTTTTAACTGATTATCCTCTTTTGATATGTTAAGAATTAACGTTCCATCAACATCTAGATAAGCTCCAGCATAAAAATCTGTTTTGTCATTATCATGCTCCAATGATAATGGAATGTTTCCGAAGCCATTTGCTTCTAACAGTTCATAGACACTGATTGACTCAACTTGTTTTTTTTCAGAGGGAGTAAGAATATGCTTGTTGGAATCTGCACTACTGAACATGGTTAAAATGATAATTAAGGACAAAATAATGCTTATAATTTTTTTGAACATAAGTCACCTCGCTATAGTCGACTATTAGATATGCTGCATTGTTTAAACATTCTTATCTTAAGTACCTATTCTGCCATATTTCCTTATGTATCATCCCCCCTATCCAATGGTAGTTCTAACTAATGTGTGCAATTACTTCAATCAATCAATTAATAGCGAAAATAATAAGAAGAGTCTTCTCTTTCTTGCTTTCATGATTCTAACTTATGTTCTTTTTTATGCTTTATCACCAGATAAGACAGTGCGGGCATTTAACTATGTTTCAAAAATACTGCTAGAAGTATTACCGATTCTTGCAATGGTTTATGTCTTCATGCTTGGTTTTTCATTTATCAATGAGAAGAAGTTGAAAAAGACCATTGAAAAAGCACCTATGCTTTTAAAGTATACGCTAATGAGCCTGTTAGGCACACTAAGTCATGGTCCAATTTATGCATGGTATCCCTTCTTGAATGAACTACATGGCAAGGGCTTATCAAAAGGGACAATGGGCACATTTTTATATGCCAGAGGTATTAAATTAACACTGCTTCCCATGTTATCTCGTTCTTTGACTTTAAGTTCGCAGTCATACTCACAATTACAACACTAATCTTCTCTGTCGTGCAAGGGGTAATAATTGATATTACTTGCGTAGTTGAAAATAGAGTTGAACAAGGATCGAACACTTGATTTTGCAAGTCTATCAATAGGAGCATTGAGAATCACTGAGGAGGAACACGTATGCCAAGAAAAAAGTCAAAAAGGTCGATAAGTTTTGTACCAAAACACAATAGAGTTGACGGCCAATGCTGTGAATCAGAAAGTATTGCAATATCTTTAGAAGAACTTGAGGCAATTCGTCTTTCAGACCTTCTATTTTATGATCAATCAAAAGCTGCAGATGAGATGGGTATCTCACGTGGTACACTACAAAGGATTCTAAAGTCTGCCCAAGAAAAAGTCGCAAAATCAATTCTACTAGGCGTCACCTTGGATTTTACAAAAGGGAACTCTGTAGAAAAAGAGCAGACTTTAGGTATGAGCAATCCTCTTACTCTTGCAATACCACTTGTTAATGGACAAGTCTCAAAACACTTTGGTAAGTCTGATCAGTTCTTCATAGCAACAATTCAAGAGGGAAAGATTATCCATTCCATATCGGTTGAAAATGATTGGCACGAAAGAGCTGTTCAGTCATTCAGTTTACTGAGTCATGGCGTTTCAATCGTTTTAGCACAGCACATGGGTGAAAGAGCTAAAGAGGTACTGGCGGCTTATGGTATCAACGTACACTTTGTCAATTCCGTCAGCCCAGATGATATCATCACGGAATTTATCAGCACGATATTGCAACCGGAATAACAAGTAGAATCGGTGCCAGATACTCAGGGCTTCACTGAACTAGCAGCCAAAATTGTAAGGTGAGGAGTCATGACCATTGAATCTACAATCGTGTTATGAAAAACGATTAACCTTCTTTGTAGTATCGTTTAGCTAACCTGGCAAATGTATGGAGAAAAATTCAAGAACAGAAGTGAGTAATTGAACGTCTACTCACTTCTGTTTTTTGTTATTGTTTAGTTTCTATTTTAGTTCTATTTTAGTTTTGCTAAGTTCACGCCAACAGCTGTGAACCTGTCTCTGTCCTCTGTTGTGGGAACCCATAGCACTTTTTGTCCTTCGTCAACAAGTTCAAAACCGGATGCCGTCAGGTGTTCGTTGATGAGTTTTACGGATTCACCGCTCCAGCCATAACTACCAAAGGCGAGTGCCTGTTTATTTTTGAAACGTAAGCCTTTTATCATTTCTAGAACTGCTGCCATATTTGACAATATCCCTTTATTGATTGTCGATGAGCCTACAAGAATCATTTTTGATTTGAACACTTCTGTGATGATATCGTTATGGTCTGTTGTGGCTACGTTGAACAACTTGATGGTCACATCATTATCGGCTTGCTTGATTCCTTTAGCTAGAGCCTCACCTATGGCTTTGGTTGCGCCCCACATGGTGTCGTATAAAATGGTGATTTGGTTTTCCTGATAATTATCAGCCCACTCTAAGTATTTTTCAACGATTTGAGTAGGATTGTCTCTCCACATGATGCCGTGAGACGGGCAGATTTTATTGACCTCTAGATTAAAGTCCAATACTTCATGAATTTTTTTTACGACGAGCGGGCTGAAGGGCGTTAGGATGTTGGCATAATATTTAGTGGCTTCTTGGAACAGTTCAGCCTGGTTCACTTTATCGTTATACATATGCTCAGATGCATAGTGTTGTCCAAATGCATCGTTACTGAATAGAATGGCATCTGAGGTATAATAGGTGAACATGGAATCCGGCCAGTGAAGCATGGGTGCCTCTACAAAGACGAGTTGACCTGACCCTATATCTAGAGTGTCACCTGTTTTAACTTCTACGAAGTTCCAATCTTGGTG includes:
- a CDS encoding DUF134 domain-containing protein; its protein translation is MPRKKSKRSISFVPKHNRVDGQCCESESIAISLEELEAIRLSDLLFYDQSKAADEMGISRGTLQRILKSAQEKVAKSILLGVTLDFTKGNSVEKEQTLGMSNPLTLAIPLVNGQVSKHFGKSDQFFIATIQEGKIIHSISVENDWHERAVQSFSLLSHGVSIVLAQHMGERAKEVLAAYGINVHFVNSVSPDDIITEFISTILQPE
- a CDS encoding anaerobic nitric oxide reductase flavorubredoxin is translated as MFKITDKVTWVGQIDWDLKKFHGEEYSTHKGSSYNSYLIQDEKTVLIDTVWLPFSKEFVKNLKKVVDITTIDYIIANHAEIDHSGGLIELMREIPDTPIYCTSNGVKSLKGHHHQDWNFVEVKTGDTLDIGSGQLVFVEAPMLHWPDSMFTYYTSDAILFSNDAFGQHYASEHMYNDKVNQAELFQEATKYYANILTPFSPLVVKKIHEVLDFNLEVNKICPSHGIMWRDNPTQIVEKYLEWADNYQENQITILYDTMWGATKAIGEALAKGIKQADNDVTIKLFNVATTDHNDIITEVFKSKMILVGSSTINKGILSNMAAVLEMIKGLRFKNKQALAFGSYGWSGESVKLINEHLTASGFELVDEGQKVLWVPTTEDRDRFTAVGVNLAKLK